The window ATGAGCCATCAACTCACCTTCGCCGATAGTGAATTCAGCACTAAGCGCCGTCAGACCCGAAAAGAGATTTTCCTCTCCCGCATGGAGCAGATTCTGCCATGGCAGAATATGACCGCTGTCATCGAGCCGTTTTATCCCAAGGCGGGCAATGGCCGACGGCCCTATCCGCTGGAGACCATGCTGCGTATTCACTGCATGCAGCATTGGTACAACCTGAGCGACGGTGCCATGGAAGATGCCCTGTACGAAATCGCCTCCATGCGCCTGTTTGCCCGATTATCCCTGGATAGCGCCCTGCCGGATCGCACCACCATCATGAATTTCCGCCACCTGCTCGAGCAGCATCAACTGGCCCGTCAATTGTTCAAGACCATCAATCGCTGGCTGGCCGAAGCAGGCGTCATGATGACCCAAGGCACTTTGGTGGATGCCACCATCATTGAGGCACCCAGCTCTACCAAGAACAAAGAGCAGCAACGCGATCCGGAGATGCATCAGACCAAGAAAGGCAATCAGTGGCACTTTGGCATGAAGGCCCACATTGGTGTCGATGCCAAGAGTGGCCTGACCCACAGCCTGGTCACCACCGCGGCCAACGAGCATGACCTCAATCAGCTGGGTAATCTGCTTCA of the Citrobacter freundii genome contains:
- a CDS encoding IS5-like element ISKpn26 family transposase; translated protein: MSHQLTFADSEFSTKRRQTRKEIFLSRMEQILPWQNMTAVIEPFYPKAGNGRRPYPLETMLRIHCMQHWYNLSDGAMEDALYEIASMRLFARLSLDSALPDRTTIMNFRHLLEQHQLARQLFKTINRWLAEAGVMMTQGTLVDATIIEAPSSTKNKEQQRDPEMHQTKKGNQWHFGMKAHIGVDAKSGLTHSLVTTAANEHDLNQLGNLLHGEEQFVSADAGYQGAPQREELAEVDVDWLIAERPGKVKTLKQHPRKNKTAINIEYMKASIRAKVEHPFRIIKRQFGFVKARYKGLLKNDNQLAMLFTLANLFRVDQMIRQWERSQ